Sequence from the Argopecten irradians isolate NY chromosome 12, Ai_NY, whole genome shotgun sequence genome:
agttatttatattgttgttgtttatgtcttTTTGTAAGGTTGATGTAGTGTTATACTAACCTGGTTGTTTGAAGTTTAAGGTtaataatgtttatatgattCTTACACCATATACTTGATATTAGCATGACTATTATATATTAGGCCAAagaaaatgtctgtttagggttacattgtcaaaataaatagggtcggtaggtcagaatgttttttttttattttatttttttttagtgtcttttaCTCTAACATTATGGCCGGAACCAGAAATTGAGGTAGAAATCCCAACTTTTGCAAAAAAATCCTAGTAAAGTGGGGAAAAAATTGGGGTCAGGGTTAAAAAAATTAGGTTTGgtcaggtaaccctaaacagatatatatatatttttggccTTAAATACTGGCCAATTGTATAATTAACTGGATTTTTACTCAGGTTGTAGTAGATAATTCTTTTGAGATTATGATAACTTTCGGTGCTCAATTGTACATTTGCATAacttattaaataataaacatgtgtttgtttatcATTCTCCTTTTAAGACTgttctttttatatataaatcaatctGAAGtggatttatttgtttacattaatttgttattatttatttcaataacagTTTTATCAGCTGGTGCTCTGCTGAATTTTCCAAAGCTCAAATTGGTTTCATGTGCATTAAGATAAGTTAATGAATTTGACAGTAATTGTTATCATATTCTCATTATTTACGTTTTTTgaatattacaaagttatctcccatgtgggtagatattgattgtgacattgattttgtttgtcagCAAATATTACGTTGTTTTCTGCGAAAAATTGACATTATACATTCGTAAAAAATATGACGTACATTGTAATGATATTGCAATTTGATATACCTACCTACAAAGGcagataattttgtaatatgcagaatatttcaaaaaatttatTTGACTCAAAActggatatatacatgtacatgtatctgtatgtatCATTAGAAATAATATTTCTGTATACCCCTTACATTGAATACtcatttaagttttattttgaaatatttctccTTGACTTGGTGATATAACATAATCAACAGTTTTAAGTGTAAATCTTTCTACTGAGATGTTGTAATAGATAAACAAGTGCTATAATTTGAAGTATATAATCATATTCATATGTTATGTGCAAttagatatacatgtgtacttttATATCTATCTTTGCAATATTagaaattattctaaaaataaatcatttcttgttgaaatattttgtttatttgttttgtttctaaaGCTTATTTCTCAGAGTAACAATTCAGATTTAATTTCTGTTATTTAAAGAAACTCATATGGAAGCCCTATATCTGACAAAGTTCAATGGAAAGACGTTAACCTATACACCCTAGCTACAGGTCACTGAAGGTCATGTGGGTAAAAGGTCATCAAAATTCGTGTTTGTAGAGGGATTGTCATTTTgtattcaagatggctgccagatTAACGACCATTTTCTATCTATAAACTATTGAAATGACTAAGCTGACTTTAAACAGAAAGATATTTTAGATTAACCTACTAAATtcaaagtttcttaaaaacaattatatacattgtacaggcatgtataatataaaaaaacccataagAAACGATCAACTGTGGTAAATATATAAGACAAGTCATGcataatttatattaattaaattgttgAGATGCATGGTGATCATATATGGTCAGTATTAACGGTTtgctaataacttttgtgactctttaaaattatcaatcttgtttACATTCCTATAaataaattaagataaaatatttcagaaaggtagtgagcttttaaaaattaaaaactatatTGGTTAATGTTTGTaccataaaaatgaaatatttttcagggtgatgaaaatattttgtatttgatggCCCTCACTTTATagaaaaaatgtctgtttagggttacccgaccgaccctaatttttttacccccgaccctaatttttttccccactttactacgaaaaaaaaaatgaaaaagtcaggatttcgatcTCGGACTTTGGTTctggccatcattttagagtgaaagacactcaAAAACAATCCTGCCGACCGACGGACCCTACTTTTTTTTGCCTATGTAACCATGCGCGGATCCAAggggggcggacccggcgtacgccccccctaaaataggagagagaaaaaaaaagaaaaaggaaaaagaagggaaaagaaagaggggaaggaaggaaaagaaggaagaaagaaaaaaaaagagggagaaagggaaaaaattaaggaattagaTATAGAGTGggaattagacagaaagctccatatcctacctttaccgtttaatgttatcattttaaaatctaaatgtattcgactttgtggtacatacatgcatgaacatacttgtatccaggcgcaatggaataattatatattttttttcgtgtaagttaaggttttatctccatcgcttaaaaggtacaatgtaaatcccttcaagtatttactttttcaaaaaaaaaaaaaaaaaaaaaaaaaaacgataaaatcccaatatattagataatttattgtcattaatattcaatattgacaggttatatctcgatatccttagcaataaaagaaaatggggagggggtgggtggaaggaattgtagctggccatgagtcttcgttggttgactatatgtcatgcccttcgttttccaggttgtaaatgatatattacacattttttgaatcagcattaaagtcctgtattaaatcctactatcaattcacaaatgtgtgcgtactttcaaaacgccagttacaagatcactactgacgccgaatgcttctagaagccttttatttgtcctaagaaaatgtttgtaaagaaaaaagtggaatgcgacagagaatgagagcttctagggtctaggtgcaccccatggccagatgccttccttttttgtttcaataaaaacatatcttaatgataatgttataagataggcaaacgatgttaaaaaattaatgcacatgacaaaaggctccctattagaaaacaggatgatagcaatggttcctggcaccgtatggccatagacaagaccactagccttcttttctttcattgcccaatacacgaattatgaagattgtgtaagttagggaaaatgaattatctaatctgagagataatgtataaaagtaaaagcttatatcgttaaaaaaagttcacatacactttcattagtcctataaaaaccttcgataggcgacccctagctgcaatattgtagctcaaaagacttttagactgaaaatggtgtcttctttagagctacaattgttccctattacttcaaaaccttcaaaaaagtatgaaaaactgtgcccgagtgattttcggaggcagtgctccactacgatacatagggtccaattcgtacccggcctaaagACATAGTAgaccgggtacgtatattcgttctaggcggcccccagacccccatccttttctttgcttcgtgcctctatgaatagatattcagattttaggcagtgcaattctgtaactttgtattcaaaatatgacattagacatcaaaaataataaacgaacatttttacatggcttcaattattttttggaaaaagtgtacatttattcgagggcttctgggggcctaggcggcccccagacccccgcctttcttcgctttatgtccatataaatattaagattttgatattgcaattctgtaagtaaaaaaaaaataaatcaaaacttcaaataaaaaatatgacacttgacacgaaaaccataaataaacatccttaaatggcttcaattattttctggaaaatgtgttcatgaaatcctcagaatgcaggattttgcaccatatattcgagagcttctgggggcctaggcggcccccagacccctcgcctgatttgctttgtcccattcattcattttattccgtAGGCCTTTCGACCTATAggtgaaaataacaacatgtatttatcaattgCAACGTACCAATCCATATAAGGAGAGTGATCaacaaatattggaatattacataggttcataataataataataatattcatgtagtaaaataatatattatgaatTCAATGCGAGACAGTTGACAGATTTCAAACTCAAATCTAATAAATGAAAGATAATTAACAAGGACacttatatattacatttgttatctaaatatatattaataaggcTTTCAATTCCTCCTTTTGCAtgctaaatatagatatttacctAGATTGGATAATTCTCTTACATTATTAATACTTAGGAGCtgtattaatttgaaaacagatggtcttttataatagtattttttgatgtatttcaaccttaaatcattataaaaaggacacatcagaataaaatgaaattcgtCTTCTACATCTCTTAGGTTACACTTAATACATATTCTATTTCTACGTAAAATGTTATGGTGTCTACCAACCTCAATATTTAAgttgtgacatgataatctaaatttggttattacatgtttgtatttgaCCTCAATAGATTTACGTAGATAAAATTGGACACAATGATTGTTTATCAAGTGTTGGTATAATGAACCTTTTGGTGAGGCAGATATTTTTGCTAAGATGTTTTGCTTAGTGCTATCAACTAGtctctgttttattatttgaaaagcaaCGTTGTCAGGAATGTAAGTGTCAACCATATAACCGAGTCCTAATAATGCTAATTCATTCTTAATATTACTTATCCACTCGTCATTTTCGTTCACGCGATCATCGAAACAAGTTTTCACAATCAAGTTATCCGTATTTCTGAGCTTTAACCAATATCTAAACACTCTTAGTTTTCTAACTACATACATTGGTAAGCGACCTAGTTCacaatatactaaatcattactTGTAGATTTTCTAACTTTTAGAATTCtcttacaaaaattcaagtgtACCCTTTCTATATCTGGTGCTTTGTGTAGTCCCCAAATTTCGGCTGCATAACATAGAATACTACTTACATGTGAATCAAAAACTGAACAATATGTTTCAACATTCAAACAATGATTTTTAAAGGAAGATGCTAATGCAAATAATGCCTTTTTAGTTTTTACCTTGTTCTGCAAGATGTTTCTGTGTTTTTGTAAATTTGCCGTTGTAATTAAAAAGCATACCTAAGTATTTGAACGTGTCAACAATTTCTACATTCatgttgtcatatttccatgattCATTACTTCGTAAGTGACCACCGtttctaaaaacaataattttcgttttttcgACATTAACCTCCAGGTTCCAGCGTCTAGAATAATCTAATAATGAATTTAACATGCATTGCAAACCTTCTGGACTATTGGCAAATAGGACCGTGTCGTCAGCATACATTAATAGGAACAAATTAAGCATTTGTAGTTCAATATTAGGAcaattatcattaataaaactcatttcaaaatcattaacatacaTTGAGTAAAGTACAGGTGACAATATTTCCCCTTGTAAGAGTCCGGTTCTGTTCGGGAAGCATTGACTCAAATGGCCATCGAGTTTTACACAGGCTTTAACATTTTcgtataatgaaaatatgatttttaaaaactttccCCTAATTCCATAATTAATCAGTTTACTCCATAACTTTCCTCTATCAATAAAATCGAATGCTTTTCGAAAatctataaaacaacaataaagtctttccttattttttagtttcttattataattaattaaagtttgtaatACGAATATGGCGTCTAAAGTTGAAGACCCCCTTCTGAATCCAAATTGTGCATctgttaaaatactattttcttTCTCCCATTTCATAATTCTATTATTCAAAATAGTAGTAAATAATTTACCGAAACAACTTACAATAGATATACCTCGATAATTGTTTGTCTCGTTAACACATCCTTTCTTGAAAATCGGAACTATGCAAGATTGTGACCAGGACTCGGGGGAAAAACCCAGATCTAAAAATAGAATTGAACAATCTTTCCAAATATGGTAATAATATATCTTTTCCATGaatgaatatttcattcattattaaGTCTTCGCTACAACTTTTATGTAACTTCAAATTATTAATAGCACTGATTATTTCTTGGGCTGAGATATTGCAGTCAAGATTTTCGTACACAGGTTCCATATCATCTTCAGGAAGGTCTGAGCATTCGCCATTGTTAGCATCCATTAGATTTTTAgccccctctaacctcaaaacctaaatccgcccctggtaaccctaaacagacatattttatttttgtcttttatcAGTGTATAATATTGGTTGCAATAACTTAATTATATGGCAACTgaacaataacatatatatatatatatttgatttcctAAAAATGATCTTCCTATGTGATCCTTATACGCTGTATTTAAACATATCTTAAATTTATCTTGTCACAAATAGTAACACTCGATCTAGTGTGGACAAATCGGTTTGGCCAAATAAAAACAAGCGTCCTTATTCAAATCATTGTCACTGTGAAGCTTGAAAATGCAATGGCGGCTGATGATGGTGACGAGAAAGTGAAGACTTTCATTTGTAAAAACTGTGATTTTTCATCAAGTTATCATTACTTTGGAACAAAGCCTCCGTTTGTGAAATCTATTTTGTAAgtatacaaaatgtttaatCGGGCTGTCATTTTCGATATATGCTACGATAATTCATAattgtacaaattttgttttttcaacCGGGTCTCCAGTTTTGACGGATGCTTTAGGATCATACTTGTAACGTTAGGCCAACTTCATGGTCAGCCCGACTCAGCCGGCCCGTCCCGAGGTTCATGGTGCTTTTTTGATCATCAATTAGTATATGAATAACTTTAATTTGCtcttgtatatttatttcaaaatactaGTAACATAACAAAATACCTGTATTAAAACttttagctactgttgtagcggaaaagttCGATATCATCTTCTGACTGACTTTGGAAAAGAAAGTGATATCATTTCCGTTTCTCAAGATACTCTAGCCTTACACTGGGActtatatttaaacaaatatgacatgGGGTATAGTTAACTTGTACCCATTCCAACTCGTACCCAAAATATTTGGCGACTGGCTAACCCGTACCCATCAAGTTTCgttagtttttttaatttaattacagGTATTAAGGTAGCTGGCTCGACCGTTTgaaagtaattaactttttttcatttatagatatttttaattgtatGGTCATGCTGTGTCAAAAAATGGACAAAAAAGTGTGTGTCATTGTGCTAGTTTTTTGGCTAGCCTCGTTTGAAAAGTGTTACCTTGACAACGACTTAACCAAACCTTTGCGCAGAAATATAGCACAACTGGACATGTACTTGGTAAATGTAATGCAATAAaattatatggaaatataagattttttcatttgttcttACTTTAATGTATTTGTATGGATGTCTTGTGACTAttaataaacataaaacataaatcaatgtatttattgtttcctAGCGTCGATTTAAAAAGTGTCTCCATGGCAACGTTTCCCTCATTTTTCAGTACTGATATATAGCAAAATGAGTTGTCCATTttaacatgataaaaatatatgaaggaataattaacttttttccAAGATGATTTTGCAGAGGCTTCCATATCTTAATAAAAATGCATGAGAAAATGGCAATGTCATTGtccataaaagaaaaaaaatgatgagGAGAAAATGGCATGTCATTGTCCAAAGAAAAAAGTTATTGGATGTTAAATCCATAGCAACCGTTTTCCTTAGCAACATTTttctaaaatgtataaataggGTTGTTGTGTACATTTGAATGTAAcctaatgtatattttttctgataaagACATGTTATGCATGTAaagatgataaaatatttgtttttcaatgaaaaactaTATTTTGGTTAACTTTTATTAGTAACCAACCGTTGCATAGCAACCAAGCAGTATTCTATACAAGAGTCTTACCTGGATTCAATTTTGCATTCTATTCAaagttatttgatatttatagcATTAAGACAAAAGTTTTTCTTTGAGAcattcataaattttcataactaAAACAATTTTGTGATGAAAAGTACTCTATGAAAGGTTGTGTACCCTAGCAACCACTTTCAAATATTCCCCCTTCACATAACTGAATACTTCATAGCAATACAATTGCATTTTCATACATAGGAATGCTCAAATTTTGTGGTTTCTAAGTTATTTTAGTCAAAGatctcaatttttatattaaattattagcATCAAGGGGATATAtgaatgtaaattttatatatatgtaaaacaaccACTGATAACAGGGCTGAGGTCTTTGGTCACATGACTTCCAAGATACCTGTTTGGAGGTCAGTGATTTTTATCAATGTACTATGTCTTCCCTCCATTTCCTAAACCTGGTACATACCTTAATGCCCCTGGCTGCTTAaaggaaattaaataaaatcaaacttaaaaaCCATAAGAATTCCACATAAAAATCTAATAGAAGcaagtaaataacaaatattgtttatgaattatttcccatacatgtatgtaagtttGAATTGAATTCCATTCCAagatcagaaaaaaacatgtaatgGCACTCTATGATGACAACAGACAAAGCACAATAGCAAATTGGTATCCAGTCTCTGATGCAACATCATTTTATAGattatcttttataaaaaatcatcttttaaaatttattaaaagtttgtatCCTTAAATGATGATTAACAACATCAATTCctgtaatatttgatttattcaaaaatgaaagaaagaacAGAACTTGAGCAtgcataattaatatatatataagatagatGTTCTGCTCATTGAGAAGTTGAAATTGACATAATCACAAATATGACATAATGaaacttttacaataaattcagaaaaagttctgacaaaggaaagattaGCATTAAAACTATCACATtgatattaaatgtattatctATACATATCATAGATTACAGACTAAAAATCCAACATTTAATCATAATGTTTTGTTTCTAATATCCATGAAGAAATCAATCTTTCAACACTGAATGTTGAATGATTACCAGCAACACTCAATCAACTAAGACATCTCTTAATAGTTTCTGTAAACATATTTCCATAATTAGCTGCAGTGAACAAGGcttgagttatgtcccctgaaaGCTGCAGATTCAGTTCTCAACATATGCAGACAGGAACAACAGTTCAACTTCTTTTGAAAGCACAGACATAGTGTTCCTTATCACAGTTTGCAGTTGGTGACATGGTCAGTTTATTTACCAATCATGGAGCAGTGTCCTAAAATTCAATCAAGGGACATCATTAtacaataggtacatgtaacagGATACTGATGGCTCAAAAACAAGTTAATCTGTCTCAGTAAGCATCCATATGTGCCTTTTATTCCTTTGAGACGCATTCTTATGTcttgattcacatgtaaaagacttgcAAGATCATGCAAAATGGAATACAAATCACAAGTAGTATGGGGGCATTGTTACAACTTCAACTGTTTTTCAGAAAAGGGAGTGGCGCTTATAGGGGGGAGGGGGGCACTAAttacgtacatatatatatttacagattgctgccttttgtataattttgaccTAATagattgttttcaaatatacaCACCTCTAACAACATGTGAAAGTGCTCTTGTATTGTCCCTCTTCTGCCAATCTCTCCTCGAATCCTGATAAAATAAAGATGGGTTTGTTACATGACAATTTTATCGATTTAATCATTCTCATAAATATATCACTGGCCGAAATCATGCATATTTTAGTCAACGTTGATATATTCCAATACCTGGTAAAAATCAGAAAATATCTGGTAACATGCGATAtacttttcaaaattacaaatacaCTACAATACATTAATCAGTAATGCTATATTTACATACACATgcactttgatatattttacaaggTATAACATCTGtaataattttgtgtaaaagTTAAGTATAATTCAAAATCTTCTTCTGTGCCTGTTGTGACTTAACACGGCAAATGTTCAATCATTTTGAATGCTGATTTCCTTTTTGCTTGACTGTCTTGTAAAATATAATCCAATGAAGCAAATAGATTGTCGTTTTTAATCAAAGGAGGAAGTCAAATAAAAACCAGTGccttataaatccttgaatgAACGAAAAACAGAAATTCAATAGAGAAACAATAAAGATTGAGAAAAAAACGTATTGCGTCAAATTGTTGCTGCAGTATAAATAACGTGGGTTTTTGTCGAGAAAACACAGTCACACGTTAATTTTTGTTATATCACAAATAAACcatatttataatcaaatataaCTGATGTATAGAATAAATTTTTGTTTAACAGCGCTGTTTATACATCGttattttctctctttcccCTCAAAGTTGCATTCATGtgtataaattaaaacatatttgaaatttacTGGCGCATGCATATTTCAACTTGTGAGGTACTGTGGAAATGTCACCTTGAGAGGATGATAtgttaatttaatatatatatttcgtttttCATTTGTTAGTAACACAATCTGAGTGAAAtatagatccttataaccactccgttcaataaaggatctgacaatatcctgttaagggtcatgttcggatgacctttataccataATTAAGATCAAATGCATATTCTGCATGTTGCTATATCAAGTGACAACACCATTTCGCCCCAACACATATATAcgattagctttgttgtgctctttgggcgagatgactatgtacacggaaataattctgacagattttcaaactatttcgtcccctgaaattcactgtcaaaattttgccagcagcaatttgattggccatttccaaaggtcacctggacatgacccctaatgggattttctcagatcctcttatccaacatACTGATAatatggatctgtattttaatcagattgagtaCAACACAGTTGAGTTGACATCTGATTGAACacaatatattatgttttaaataaatcacaaataaatatatgaagTTTAACTTTTATGATGGGTACATGTTTGCCAAATTCCGTGGGTACAGGTTTGCCAAACTTGGGTACGGGTTCGCCAAATGTGGGTACGAGTTTGTTTGGGTACGAGTTTGAATGGGTACGGGATCACCTTAATTCTATGACATAGATGCCTCATGTAGGGCCAGAGCACACTGCtgtatgaaaatgtgaaatttgcTGACACCATTGAGTATCGGGCCAGGTCGTCTCCACGTTTTCATATAGCCTGCActctggccctacaccagatTAATTAGTTAACAAAAGATTAATTGTTCTGTCTGGTTCCCAAACTATTGTAACTAGTGTATATCTACATCTGACTATTTtagttatttgtttatattttgaagaTTACTTGAGGAGGCCTATGTAAAGAAAGACCCATTTTCTTCTGAGGGTGGAATGATCACTCTTGGCTCTCATTGTCACCATTGTAAGCTGTCAGTCTGTTGTTCTCCGGTAAGTATCATGAaacagtttttgttttttattctacatatgtagttgtcaacgatttggtttgattatattttcagagctttttctcactgctttgggaaAATGTGGGACAAAACCAAGATTatggaaaaatacaaaataggcgaaaagcataacaaataagattttttatttccattttagtttatgtacttttctgaagccaattcacaaatatttaaagccttACCAACTAAATTCATGCAATATAACTATTTTTGGATATATGTTTTTCaagaaactttgattttgggaaatttatGGCTTGAATTGGGAATTATAAATTCAGAGGTTTTGCATGGGGAATAGGGCCGTTTCGGCCCCAAATCATGCTGGAAAAAAGCCCTGATTATTGTCTTATTAACAGCatgggtcatttaaggatgtgccaggtatAAAAGTAtgtggtggaggaaagccggaagAACCCATGAGAAAAACGACTCGCCTATGGTCAGTGCATGGCAACTGTTTTACATGAGATTCTATCTGCCAACCCAGAGGTTGATATCGTAATACTTACTACTCAGCCACTGCGGCCCTAATTTTTGTCAGTGATAATACATGCAGAAACATTAATAAATCATGATTTCTTGATAAAAAGTACTTAAGAAAACAATCGACAGTACGACCAAGTTATGGTCAGCGGATTGTAGGTCAGCACTCAGGTGTTTAGGAGCTAAGTGACTGTACTCTTGTTTTAGTTTCTCTTTGGTCAAGAGTCATTTGAGGATGTGCCAGATATTTAAGAGCATGATAAAccccagagtacctggagaaaaacc
This genomic interval carries:
- the LOC138304794 gene encoding cysteine-rich DPF motif domain-containing protein 1-like, which translates into the protein MAADDGDEKVKTFICKNCDFSSSYHYFGTKPPFVKSILLLEEAYVKKDPFSSEGGMITLGSHCHHCKLSVCCSPNCSLFYSKRFCLGCVGQNIEEFPREIQQDIRVVTAQVP